A genomic stretch from Flavobacterium humidisoli includes:
- a CDS encoding DUF6520 family protein: MKTNLKKMIPMAVAVLGISGAFVTTSMQKASSTLIPRLGYVLDENDDCNIPVQCDTNQNEICQHTDGQQAFGKDAQGNCNVTLFKPSN, translated from the coding sequence ATGAAAACTAATTTAAAAAAAATGATTCCTATGGCAGTAGCTGTACTGGGAATCTCAGGAGCGTTTGTGACAACCTCAATGCAGAAAGCATCAAGCACCCTTATACCTAGATTAGGTTATGTTCTTGATGAAAATGACGACTGTAATATTCCAGTCCAGTGTGATACAAACCAAAATGAAATTTGTCAGCACACTGACGGCCAACAGGCTTTTGGCAAGGATGCGCAGGGAAACTGTAATGTTACGTTGTTCAAACCATCTAATTAA
- a CDS encoding RagB/SusD family nutrient uptake outer membrane protein yields the protein MKTQIIIYFKVFFIVILAFAEVSCDSFVEVDLPESQLTSEGVFRDYATADAALSDIYAKLRDTGILTGSNTGISNQLGNYTDELIAFGSPTSTTVSFFNNALLPSNSNVADYWNNSYNQIYAANAVLEGVAGNAAFSAENKAKLQGESLFIRALVHFYLANLFGSIPYIKTTDYTVNGFAAREPLADVYKNVTEDLQNAANLLPSAYSSSERIRPNKYAVKALLARVYLYRGLFAEASNESSAVLNQSNTYVLISDLNQVFLIGSKETIWQLKSTVAGQNAQEGTTFIFLSGPPVLTSLNPDLYNSFTSGDLRKNSWIKTVMNGSTPWYHPYKYKQQDFTGTSKEYSIVFRAAEQYLIRAEARAHQGDLIGAKDDINKIRHRAGLGNTLAVSQNEILQTVLEERKWELFTEQGHRFFDLKRYNKIDAVLSAVKQGWNTADSLLPIPQNELSANPNLRPQNPGY from the coding sequence ATGAAAACACAAATTATTATATACTTTAAAGTCTTTTTTATTGTAATTCTCGCTTTTGCCGAGGTATCATGTGATTCATTTGTAGAAGTGGATCTTCCAGAATCACAGCTTACCAGCGAAGGGGTTTTTAGAGACTATGCAACAGCAGATGCTGCGCTTTCTGATATTTATGCAAAGCTTAGAGATACGGGGATATTAACCGGATCTAATACAGGCATATCAAACCAGCTTGGAAATTATACGGACGAACTTATTGCCTTCGGGTCGCCAACCAGCACTACGGTAAGCTTTTTCAATAATGCGCTTCTGCCGTCTAATTCAAATGTGGCGGATTACTGGAATAATTCCTATAATCAGATTTATGCGGCAAATGCAGTTTTGGAAGGTGTGGCGGGGAATGCTGCTTTTTCGGCTGAGAATAAGGCAAAATTACAGGGTGAATCTTTATTTATTAGAGCGCTGGTTCATTTTTATCTAGCAAATTTATTTGGCAGCATTCCCTATATCAAAACTACGGATTATACGGTAAACGGCTTTGCGGCGCGAGAGCCCCTGGCAGATGTTTATAAAAACGTAACAGAGGATCTTCAAAATGCGGCTAATCTGCTTCCTTCAGCCTATAGCAGCTCAGAAAGGATCCGTCCTAACAAGTATGCTGTTAAAGCACTGCTTGCAAGAGTTTATTTATATAGAGGATTATTTGCTGAAGCGTCAAATGAATCCTCAGCAGTTTTAAACCAGAGCAACACCTATGTATTGATTTCTGATCTGAATCAGGTTTTTTTAATCGGTTCCAAAGAGACCATCTGGCAGCTAAAATCGACCGTTGCGGGACAGAATGCACAGGAGGGGACAACCTTTATATTTCTTTCAGGCCCGCCTGTGCTTACATCTCTAAACCCGGATTTATATAATTCTTTCACTTCTGGAGATCTTAGAAAAAACAGTTGGATTAAAACCGTTATGAATGGTAGTACCCCTTGGTACCATCCTTATAAATATAAACAGCAGGACTTTACAGGAACTTCCAAAGAATATTCTATAGTTTTTCGCGCAGCAGAGCAGTATCTGATAAGAGCTGAAGCCAGAGCGCATCAGGGAGATTTAATCGGTGCTAAGGACGATATCAATAAGATAAGACATCGTGCAGGCCTTGGGAATACATTGGCTGTCTCACAGAATGAAATTCTTCAGACAGTGCTTGAAGAAAGAAAATGGGAGCTTTTCACAGAACAGGGGCATCGATTTTTTGACTTGAAACGGTATAATAAAATTGATGCGGTTCTTTCAGCCGTTAAGCAGGGATGGAACACTGCCGACAGCCTGCTTCCAATACCCCAGAATGAACTGAGTGCAAATCCAAACCTGAGACCACAGAATCCAGGGTATTAA
- a CDS encoding prolyl oligopeptidase family serine peptidase, giving the protein MITYYYKNFFHNVLQQTLTDAGFFFILFILPLVACPLWGQERQKENLHPKDYDRWGRLLLEKVSPDERWVSYKMIYQNTSDTLFVKGIEKNKIYSFTGAKKTAFTAGGFICLTDGNLHLLNLAEDKSEIIHSVKQFGYLKSSDIIIVLKSEAEKKQTLLIRTLEGRLIESISNVISFSVSPDENKVVYTEAASEKKVLMLMDFKRNYKKKTVYESTSSFTNFTWSKNGKAFAFNSRPKGELKCSLHYCLADLNNLYTISSDGLAFDQEAFITDQQVRNLSIADDGSRVFFNYKSVENEPSSSGVELWNGNDKLVYLEKKVKGDFKTAAKTAVWNPFSNKVFPLTSSELPKLIMSADQKHALLYNPEAYEPQWEMDSPIDFFLIDTHSGEKKKLIEKQSAELGTTVVSPSGKYVAYFKGKNWWIYNIKADTHTDITKNINSSFSGKVEQLVHESVYRIAGWSLQDKEILIYDEFDIWAVKCDGSSYRRLTKGREKKIKFSMPELLNFPLLRYADNVPVTYNYDIQKELLLKAEGYDGMTGWFKWNPSSGEEEVIYKNRFTDQLYYNLKNQKLIFTEQDYNVSPRIVLRSKEGSESLIFQSNPQQLDFLWGHSQMIYYKNTKGRELRGVLIFPADYNAEKKYPMIVHVYEELHGRIHKYVNPSLLNSTGFNHTVASLEGYFVFLPDVIAEQGNPGRAITDCITTAIAKVIEKNAINPKRIGLIGHSFGGYESSYLITQTDLFAAAVSGNGISDLGTMSLSVSRSSGKPDMWRFEKDIWMLGKTLMEAPKLYQINSAIYNADKVKTPLLLWVGQEDRQVDMRQSIEYYLALRRLGKKTIMLQYPEEDHVLFNKQNQMDLSRRIMQWFNYYLKDDFSAEWIKNGTE; this is encoded by the coding sequence ATGATAACCTATTATTATAAAAACTTTTTTCACAATGTTTTACAGCAGACTCTGACAGATGCTGGATTTTTTTTTATTTTATTTATTTTGCCATTAGTAGCCTGTCCCTTATGGGGACAGGAAAGGCAGAAAGAGAACCTGCATCCTAAAGATTATGATAGATGGGGACGTCTGCTTCTTGAAAAGGTTTCGCCTGACGAACGCTGGGTCAGCTACAAAATGATTTATCAAAACACTTCTGATACGCTTTTTGTCAAAGGCATCGAAAAGAATAAAATTTATAGCTTTACAGGAGCAAAAAAAACCGCGTTTACAGCAGGAGGTTTTATCTGCCTAACGGACGGAAACCTGCATCTTCTTAATCTGGCAGAAGACAAAAGTGAAATCATACATTCGGTCAAACAGTTTGGATACCTGAAGTCATCTGATATAATAATAGTGCTGAAATCTGAAGCAGAAAAAAAACAGACCTTACTGATTCGAACTCTTGAAGGCAGACTAATAGAAAGTATTTCCAATGTAATAAGTTTTTCTGTAAGCCCTGATGAAAATAAAGTTGTTTATACGGAGGCTGCCAGTGAAAAAAAGGTTTTGATGCTGATGGATTTTAAAAGGAATTATAAAAAGAAAACCGTATATGAAAGCACGTCATCGTTTACTAATTTTACCTGGAGTAAAAACGGTAAGGCATTCGCTTTTAACAGCCGACCAAAAGGAGAATTAAAGTGCTCGCTGCACTATTGTCTTGCAGATCTGAATAATCTGTATACAATTTCCTCTGACGGGCTTGCTTTTGATCAGGAAGCTTTTATAACTGATCAGCAGGTGAGGAATCTTTCCATTGCAGATGATGGCAGCAGGGTATTTTTCAATTATAAATCCGTCGAAAATGAACCTTCAAGTTCAGGTGTTGAACTTTGGAATGGTAATGATAAGCTCGTCTATCTGGAGAAAAAAGTAAAAGGAGATTTTAAAACAGCGGCAAAAACAGCGGTATGGAATCCTTTCTCGAATAAAGTTTTTCCTTTAACTTCGTCTGAACTTCCGAAACTTATCATGAGTGCAGATCAGAAGCATGCACTGCTTTACAATCCCGAGGCGTATGAGCCACAGTGGGAAATGGATAGCCCTATTGATTTTTTTTTAATCGATACTCATTCGGGAGAGAAAAAAAAGCTTATTGAGAAACAGTCTGCCGAACTGGGAACAACCGTGGTTTCGCCTTCAGGAAAATACGTCGCTTATTTCAAAGGAAAGAACTGGTGGATCTATAATATCAAAGCAGATACTCATACCGATATTACTAAGAATATCAATTCAAGCTTCAGCGGCAAAGTAGAGCAATTAGTTCATGAAAGCGTCTATCGCATTGCCGGATGGAGTCTTCAGGATAAAGAAATTTTAATTTATGACGAGTTTGACATTTGGGCGGTAAAATGTGACGGATCTTCTTATAGAAGACTTACAAAAGGGAGGGAGAAAAAAATCAAATTTAGCATGCCTGAATTATTAAATTTTCCTTTGCTGCGTTATGCTGATAACGTTCCTGTTACCTATAACTATGATATTCAAAAAGAACTGCTGCTAAAAGCTGAAGGTTATGACGGAATGACGGGCTGGTTTAAATGGAATCCTAGTTCGGGAGAAGAAGAGGTAATTTATAAAAATAGATTTACAGATCAGCTTTATTATAATCTAAAGAATCAAAAATTAATCTTTACCGAACAGGACTATAATGTTTCGCCGCGGATTGTTTTACGTTCAAAAGAAGGCAGTGAAAGTCTTATTTTTCAGAGCAATCCCCAACAGTTAGATTTTCTCTGGGGGCATTCCCAAATGATATATTATAAAAACACAAAAGGCAGAGAGCTCAGAGGCGTGCTGATTTTTCCTGCTGATTACAATGCAGAGAAAAAATATCCTATGATTGTACATGTATACGAAGAGCTGCATGGAAGGATCCATAAATATGTTAATCCCTCACTGTTAAACAGCACTGGTTTTAACCATACGGTTGCATCATTGGAAGGTTATTTCGTATTTCTTCCCGATGTTATTGCGGAACAAGGAAATCCTGGCAGAGCTATAACCGACTGTATTACTACAGCAATTGCAAAAGTAATTGAGAAAAACGCTATAAATCCTAAAAGGATTGGACTGATCGGCCATTCGTTCGGAGGCTATGAATCTTCATACCTGATCACCCAGACCGATCTTTTTGCCGCGGCGGTTTCCGGCAACGGAATTTCTGATTTAGGCACAATGTCTCTGTCTGTCAGCCGATCTTCAGGAAAGCCCGATATGTGGAGGTTTGAAAAAGACATTTGGATGTTAGGAAAAACACTCATGGAAGCTCCGAAACTTTATCAGATTAATTCAGCCATATATAATGCGGATAAAGTGAAAACTCCCCTTCTTTTATGGGTTGGTCAAGAAGACCGGCAGGTGGATATGAGACAGAGCATCGAATACTATCTTGCCTTGCGAAGATTGGGCAAGAAAACGATAATGCTGCAATATCCTGAAGAAGACCATGTCCTTTTTAATAAGCAAAACCAGATGGATTTAAGCAGGAGGATAATGCAGTGGTTTAATTATTATTTAAAAGATGATTTTTCGGCGGAGTGGATAAAAAATGGAACTGAATAA
- a CDS encoding MauE/DoxX family redox-associated membrane protein — MKLRPQIRNLITEIICLLYVLLFVYAASSKLLDFENFQVQLGQSPLLSSYAISISYIVPTIELLISLMLMIPKFRSTGLYASLSLMTMFSSYIFIMLHFSSFVPCSCGGILEKMSWNVHLIFNLFFVGLALTSILMLSPSKTANIIQTDRKKRWFYISSNIIFSTIIIIALFLSSEKIMRYENPFIRRFPKHPIVQDTIIDLKFNSYYFAGSDREKIYLGNYSNPLHITAISKKTKNKESIKIIFDSKKTLFSSVKIRIRDSSFYLMDGTVPAVFTGSKSNWKAEKQLTGLPYFTLAEPINQTKIILRSSNGRNAEHSIGIFNETKSPKIKYNSSLLQKQIDGIFDTDGMLLFDEKTNRAVYTYYYRNEYIVIDTNANLEYSANTIDTTTKAKIKVAHLKNNTERKLSAPAITVNAYTAVCENLLFVNSTVFGRFESDKLWEQSFIIDVYNLDTKSYLMSFSLYKIGNKKLSSIIVTPEYLYAIMGTDLGIYRLRDLLKNEINSLKSKEN; from the coding sequence ATGAAACTTAGACCTCAAATACGAAATTTAATTACTGAAATAATTTGTCTTTTGTATGTGCTACTTTTTGTTTATGCAGCATCTAGTAAATTACTGGATTTTGAGAATTTTCAGGTGCAGCTTGGACAGTCTCCTTTATTAAGTTCTTATGCTATTTCAATATCTTACATTGTCCCCACTATTGAATTATTAATTTCATTAATGCTGATGATTCCTAAATTCAGAAGCACCGGATTATATGCTTCGTTAAGCTTGATGACAATGTTCTCATCTTATATCTTTATAATGCTCCATTTCAGTTCTTTTGTACCCTGTTCCTGCGGAGGAATATTAGAAAAAATGAGCTGGAATGTCCATCTCATTTTCAATCTGTTTTTTGTTGGACTTGCCCTAACTTCTATATTAATGCTTTCACCCTCTAAAACAGCAAATATTATTCAGACCGACAGGAAAAAAAGATGGTTTTACATTTCATCAAATATAATATTCAGTACAATAATAATTATTGCTCTGTTTCTATCGTCAGAAAAAATCATGCGTTATGAAAATCCATTTATCAGACGCTTTCCTAAACATCCTATAGTACAGGACACTATTATTGACCTCAAATTTAATTCCTATTATTTCGCAGGTTCAGACAGGGAAAAAATATATCTAGGCAATTACAGCAATCCTCTTCATATTACTGCTATCAGTAAAAAAACGAAAAATAAAGAGTCTATTAAAATAATATTTGATTCGAAGAAAACTCTTTTTTCTTCAGTAAAGATCAGAATCAGGGATTCGTCATTCTATTTAATGGACGGAACAGTACCAGCAGTTTTTACAGGCTCCAAATCTAACTGGAAAGCAGAGAAACAATTAACAGGCCTGCCCTACTTTACGCTAGCTGAACCGATAAATCAAACAAAAATTATTCTCAGATCAAGCAATGGCAGAAATGCCGAACATTCCATAGGAATTTTTAATGAAACGAAAAGCCCTAAAATAAAATATAACAGCAGTCTTTTGCAGAAACAGATTGACGGCATTTTTGATACTGACGGCATGCTGCTGTTCGATGAAAAAACCAACAGAGCTGTTTACACCTACTATTATCGTAATGAATATATTGTTATTGACACCAATGCCAACCTAGAGTATTCAGCAAACACAATTGATACAACTACAAAGGCGAAAATAAAGGTCGCCCATCTCAAAAACAATACAGAAAGAAAGCTGTCCGCACCGGCAATTACTGTAAATGCCTACACGGCGGTCTGTGAAAACCTATTGTTTGTCAACTCTACAGTTTTCGGACGCTTTGAAAGCGACAAGCTCTGGGAACAGTCTTTTATAATTGATGTTTACAACCTAGATACCAAATCCTATCTCATGAGCTTTTCACTATACAAAATTGGCAATAAAAAGTTGAGTTCTATTATCGTAACACCAGAATATCTATACGCTATCATGGGTACTGATCTGGGAATTTACAGACTCCGCGATCTTTTAAAAAATGAAATTAACTCTCTCAAATCAAAAGAGAATTGA